In Chitinophaga nivalis, a single genomic region encodes these proteins:
- a CDS encoding outer membrane protein assembly factor BamB family protein: MYRLIALCVYLSILSLTSVNGQHRFSYILPQRDTFPGRETEAVVQDGPFLYLGVSVNPLNGSQPAIIKTDTSGKIIWTHTVDTETTREDVNYINALPIDMVVDGTQLYAVCNTVDNLLIWGIDKETSQLNWQLKVGKYNNFRAVLKDAFDGTLLLQAGLNIMTIDKRSGTILRQQDIPPHIRLIAVDSGAVYLSGGSMLYKYNTAQLQVPVWQKQVLLRDNQVNITTVDLPGGNELYVTGGIDFENMFAVRLDKHSGDIKWSWRAPVGYGTGLSNDLPVIVRFTKEQLYIAGRHRYVGGGNKSYHVAKLNREDGHVSWDHVYDEDGRQQVGNSISKGFVNGVLDEQGNFYLCGYRDSDNYGPGKWITSKINTNGEMVYNYTVSEMATNRNDMGIFSFLNNGRVFHVGTLETAGEMGVYLAAADTTAVYRPVLKKMNAELQWSVAVTGVVTLSDSSYALLKQQGRQVVLEVRGTADNRLFWSKLFGGEKRFYKADQLVAGNNGTVVVSWLTHLSHEGTYYYGNPQTLEVSTFDASGKELFIRRIETSNLYGFRPKRLFVPNPQCIVYECTLRESYDGNTEMYRINLNQTNQYSETDLIRRARAGEAGDEPWEKRGILPYLRDSSISAYQYIRNGVYGIELATIIYSTAPAAYYGYNVGRWREMPGMDAEFHNIAPLDSGSVLLVTRSRISRKSEIRGIDFEKEQTLFKFTTSDTTAIWDATTDKKITCWIGRRESSLVVGKLDNLTGTGVWEKSFTLAGAGQYYIPQQQQLNSIKQQYIISGYVADSSVPIKKRYPFFLVLDMAGNTVRQWQGTPDYLGDNGLPVMMTDHQGRTMIGGAYYTKLAGKAGVLIDLDGKRGPVITDTMEVCIGAIPVLTTDDIGDSYQWQIYKGQGFENLKNGAGFQGVTTAKLTLPAAIANSDELYRCLVDGYNDLQIKLQTKTSIVPALRLTGDTAALAGNPVVLSAWVNVVSAAPVYLWEDSTASHGWRTIDNDNGQVLRYTPALGRNKVRCTVTADVLCIGNRQFTAPAFTVTGTAIAIDPVAGAGIHPYPNPVSDYLVLDKLNETDKWESLEVLQADGTLLLTKRIKDQTRVALSTTHWKAGFYLIVLRNGQGQKASYRVLKP; the protein is encoded by the coding sequence ATGTACCGATTGATTGCGCTTTGCGTTTACCTGTCGATTTTATCGTTAACCTCTGTGAATGGTCAGCATCGTTTCTCTTATATATTACCCCAGCGGGATACTTTTCCTGGCAGGGAAACAGAAGCCGTAGTACAGGATGGTCCATTTCTCTATTTAGGCGTATCTGTTAATCCGCTGAATGGTTCACAGCCTGCCATCATCAAAACAGATACTTCCGGTAAAATTATCTGGACACATACAGTTGATACGGAAACCACCCGCGAGGATGTCAATTATATTAACGCCTTACCCATTGATATGGTGGTTGATGGCACACAGTTGTATGCTGTTTGCAATACGGTCGACAACCTGCTCATCTGGGGAATCGATAAGGAAACCAGTCAGCTTAACTGGCAGCTGAAGGTAGGAAAGTATAACAATTTCCGCGCAGTGCTGAAGGATGCCTTCGATGGTACGCTGTTATTGCAGGCCGGTTTAAATATCATGACCATCGATAAACGTAGCGGCACTATTCTCCGGCAACAGGACATCCCGCCTCATATCCGGCTGATCGCGGTAGACAGTGGTGCGGTATACCTGTCGGGCGGGAGCATGCTGTATAAGTATAATACTGCCCAGCTCCAGGTACCTGTCTGGCAAAAACAGGTGCTACTGCGTGATAACCAGGTGAACATCACAACCGTGGATCTTCCTGGCGGCAATGAACTATATGTTACCGGTGGCATCGATTTCGAAAATATGTTTGCCGTGCGGTTGGATAAGCACAGTGGTGATATCAAATGGAGCTGGCGGGCGCCTGTAGGTTATGGCACCGGCTTGTCTAATGACCTCCCGGTGATCGTGAGATTTACCAAAGAGCAGCTCTATATTGCTGGTCGGCACAGGTATGTGGGTGGTGGTAATAAATCTTATCATGTAGCCAAACTAAACCGGGAAGATGGGCATGTGAGCTGGGATCACGTATATGATGAGGATGGCCGGCAACAGGTAGGGAACAGCATTTCAAAAGGTTTTGTGAACGGTGTGCTGGATGAGCAAGGTAATTTTTATCTCTGCGGCTACCGCGATTCAGATAACTATGGTCCCGGCAAGTGGATCACCAGCAAGATCAATACGAATGGGGAGATGGTGTATAATTATACCGTTTCTGAAATGGCTACGAATCGGAATGATATGGGAATATTCAGTTTCCTGAATAATGGCAGGGTATTTCACGTAGGAACGCTGGAAACAGCAGGGGAAATGGGCGTTTACCTGGCTGCCGCGGATACCACCGCCGTCTACAGGCCGGTGTTGAAAAAAATGAACGCGGAACTGCAATGGAGTGTAGCCGTGACCGGAGTAGTGACTTTATCCGACAGCAGTTACGCATTGCTGAAGCAACAAGGACGGCAGGTGGTATTGGAAGTAAGAGGTACGGCGGATAATCGTTTGTTTTGGTCGAAGCTTTTCGGAGGAGAAAAACGTTTCTATAAAGCGGATCAGCTGGTGGCGGGTAACAATGGTACCGTCGTTGTTTCGTGGTTAACACATCTCTCTCATGAAGGCACGTATTACTATGGGAACCCCCAAACCCTGGAGGTGAGTACATTTGACGCAAGCGGTAAAGAGTTGTTCATACGCAGGATAGAAACCAGCAACCTGTATGGCTTCCGTCCGAAACGGCTTTTTGTACCTAATCCGCAGTGTATTGTATATGAATGTACGCTGCGGGAGTCGTACGATGGTAACACGGAGATGTATCGTATTAATCTGAACCAGACAAACCAATACAGTGAAACCGATCTTATCAGAAGAGCCCGGGCAGGAGAAGCCGGGGATGAGCCATGGGAAAAACGGGGCATATTGCCCTATCTGCGCGACTCTTCCATCAGCGCTTACCAGTATATAAGAAATGGGGTATATGGAATAGAACTGGCTACCATCATTTATAGTACGGCGCCTGCGGCTTATTATGGCTACAATGTTGGCCGTTGGAGAGAGATGCCGGGGATGGATGCTGAGTTCCATAATATAGCTCCGCTGGATTCCGGCAGTGTGTTGCTGGTGACCCGTAGCCGTATCTCCCGCAAATCTGAAATCCGGGGAATTGATTTTGAGAAAGAGCAGACACTGTTTAAATTCACGACCAGTGATACCACCGCTATCTGGGATGCTACCACTGATAAAAAGATAACATGCTGGATAGGGAGGAGAGAAAGTAGCCTGGTGGTAGGTAAGTTGGATAATCTGACCGGTACAGGGGTGTGGGAAAAATCTTTTACCCTTGCCGGGGCCGGACAATATTACATACCACAGCAACAGCAACTCAACAGCATAAAGCAACAGTATATCATCAGTGGTTACGTAGCGGATAGCAGTGTGCCCATTAAAAAACGTTATCCGTTTTTCCTCGTACTGGATATGGCAGGAAATACAGTGAGGCAATGGCAGGGTACACCAGATTACCTGGGAGATAATGGTCTGCCGGTGATGATGACAGACCATCAGGGACGCACCATGATCGGTGGGGCCTATTACACCAAACTGGCCGGTAAAGCCGGTGTGTTAATCGATCTGGATGGGAAACGGGGTCCGGTGATAACAGATACGATGGAGGTTTGTATAGGCGCCATACCTGTGTTGACAACAGATGATATTGGCGACTCCTATCAGTGGCAAATCTATAAAGGACAGGGTTTTGAAAATCTGAAAAATGGCGCTGGCTTTCAGGGGGTAACCACCGCTAAGCTTACACTGCCTGCAGCAATAGCCAACAGTGATGAGTTGTATCGTTGCCTGGTCGATGGATATAATGACCTGCAAATCAAATTACAAACTAAAACAAGTATTGTACCGGCGCTGAGGCTAACCGGCGATACGGCTGCATTAGCCGGTAACCCTGTTGTACTTAGTGCTTGGGTGAATGTCGTATCGGCTGCACCTGTATATCTTTGGGAAGACAGTACCGCTTCACACGGCTGGCGGACCATCGACAATGATAACGGGCAGGTACTGAGATATACACCTGCCTTAGGGCGTAACAAGGTGCGTTGCACGGTAACAGCTGATGTGCTTTGCATTGGTAACCGGCAGTTTACAGCACCGGCCTTTACTGTTACGGGTACGGCAATAGCAATAGATCCGGTAGCAGGTGCGGGTATACATCCTTACCCAAATCCTGTTTCAGATTACCTCGTATTGGATAAACTGAATGAGACCGACAAATGGGAATCCCTGGAAGTATTGCAGGCAGATGGTACCTTGTTGCTGACGAAGCGGATCAAGGATCAGACCAGGGTAGCACTGTCTACCACGCATTGGAAAGCGGGATTTTATTTAATAGTCCTGCGTAATGGACAGGGACAAAAGGCATCATACCGGGTGCTCAAACCTTAA
- a CDS encoding FG-GAP repeat domain-containing protein — MKKTIILYCVCCIAALYLTACKKEAQLTTASADKTADKPAPARKPKAKVINTLNAFGWIIEGGDVAATDLNGNGIPDLIYLINDAPAGPNYFRYYVGWDVSETGYPSSVTGIKQIASNSSISEGAGIAVGDIDKNGIPDLVLLAYDAPDGPNNFVYIVGFNLNANGDPAYWSSPITVFGTNYVAQGAAASLADIDANGTLDLLLSSYHFDVEGKFTYKIAFNLNSAGFSTNIKDYGVHAGTYLGHIIQDIGTALADLNGDGKQELFIVGNDNPPGQNSFRVITATVTPTGELEKVSGFKQYEGLGESGQGTGVTIADFDRDGTRDILFLSVTDTPAEDYYKYYIGYSITWNPRSKTWEPFFD, encoded by the coding sequence ATGAAGAAAACAATTATTCTTTACTGTGTATGCTGTATAGCAGCATTGTATTTGACAGCCTGTAAAAAAGAGGCACAGCTGACTACCGCCTCCGCGGATAAAACAGCAGACAAGCCCGCGCCGGCACGTAAACCCAAGGCCAAAGTCATCAATACGTTAAATGCCTTCGGCTGGATTATTGAAGGAGGTGATGTAGCAGCTACAGACCTCAACGGTAATGGTATACCAGATCTCATTTATCTCATCAATGATGCACCGGCCGGCCCCAACTATTTCCGGTATTATGTAGGATGGGATGTCAGTGAAACAGGGTATCCCAGTAGCGTTACCGGCATTAAACAAATTGCCAGCAACAGTAGCATCAGTGAAGGAGCAGGTATTGCTGTGGGAGATATCGATAAAAACGGGATACCAGACCTTGTATTGCTGGCATATGATGCACCGGACGGCCCCAATAACTTTGTATATATTGTAGGATTTAACCTGAATGCCAATGGTGACCCGGCCTATTGGTCTTCTCCCATTACGGTATTCGGCACCAATTATGTTGCCCAGGGAGCCGCTGCTTCCCTCGCCGATATTGATGCCAATGGTACCCTTGACTTGTTGCTCTCCTCTTATCATTTTGATGTAGAAGGAAAATTCACCTATAAGATTGCCTTTAATCTGAATAGTGCCGGTTTCTCCACCAACATAAAAGATTATGGCGTACACGCTGGCACCTATCTGGGCCATATTATACAGGATATTGGTACCGCCCTGGCCGATTTAAACGGAGATGGCAAACAGGAATTATTTATAGTGGGTAATGATAACCCGCCCGGACAAAATTCCTTCCGGGTGATCACAGCCACAGTCACCCCAACAGGAGAGCTGGAAAAAGTATCCGGCTTTAAACAATACGAAGGATTGGGTGAAAGTGGCCAGGGAACTGGCGTTACTATTGCCGATTTCGATCGGGATGGCACCAGGGATATATTGTTCTTAAGCGTAACCGATACACCGGCAGAAGATTACTATAAGTATTACATTGGTTACAGTATTACCTGGAATCCCAGAAGTAAAACCTGGGAACCCTTTTTCGATTAA
- a CDS encoding NAD(P)H-binding protein has translation MHIVLTGSLGNIGQPLTQTLVQKGYQVTVISSKAERQQDIEALGAKAAIGTIGDVDFLSATFKGADIVYVMETLDMAGSFFDPAVDFIAAINQIGRNYQQAIEASGVKQVIHLSSIGAHMSKGNGILAFHHNVENILQELPADVAIKFMRPVGFYTNMFAFIRSIAAHGNIVENYGGDNKFPWVSPIDIAAVIAEEVDTPFAGRKIRYIASDEFSPNEAAYFLGQAIGKPDLKWEVIADDQLLQKWLTAGMNAQLAKDFVEMQASMHSGVLYEDYYRHKPVLGQVKLTDFAQAFAAAYHQQ, from the coding sequence ATGCATATTGTGCTTACAGGCTCCTTAGGGAACATTGGCCAACCACTTACACAAACACTGGTACAAAAAGGATATCAGGTCACTGTTATCAGCAGCAAAGCCGAAAGGCAACAAGACATTGAAGCATTGGGTGCAAAAGCGGCGATTGGCACCATCGGGGATGTAGATTTTTTATCCGCTACGTTCAAAGGTGCAGACATCGTGTATGTGATGGAAACACTGGATATGGCTGGCAGCTTCTTCGATCCTGCGGTTGACTTTATCGCGGCGATCAACCAGATTGGCCGTAACTACCAACAAGCGATTGAAGCATCCGGGGTAAAGCAGGTGATACACCTCAGCAGCATAGGCGCTCACATGAGCAAAGGAAACGGCATTCTGGCCTTTCACCACAATGTTGAAAACATATTGCAAGAGTTGCCGGCAGATGTTGCCATTAAATTTATGCGCCCGGTAGGATTCTACACCAATATGTTTGCCTTTATACGCTCGATTGCAGCACATGGCAATATCGTAGAGAACTATGGCGGAGACAACAAATTCCCCTGGGTATCGCCGATAGACATCGCGGCAGTGATTGCAGAAGAAGTGGACACACCTTTTGCAGGCAGAAAAATCCGTTACATCGCCAGCGATGAATTTTCTCCGAATGAAGCGGCCTATTTCCTGGGTCAAGCCATCGGGAAACCCGATTTGAAATGGGAGGTAATTGCAGATGACCAATTACTGCAAAAGTGGCTGACAGCAGGTATGAATGCACAATTGGCCAAAGACTTTGTAGAAATGCAGGCCAGCATGCACAGCGGCGTATTGTATGAAGACTACTACCGGCATAAACCTGTGCTCGGTCAGGTTAAGCTCACCGATTTTGCACAAGCGTTTGCAGCCGCCTACCATCAGCAATAA
- a CDS encoding helix-turn-helix domain-containing protein: MNSTKTYRVKSISEFHQLRGLPGPEHPLISVVDYAAIKHAPDNDSTNWVFDFYMIAVKRGICGTMLYGQQSYDFNEGVMFFIAPNQVFRITARTHPTAQRSGWMLLIHPDFLWHTALAKSIKQYEYFDYSVNEALFLSDKEETIINSIIQNIQQEYHANIDNFSQQIIISQIETLLSYSQRFYHRQFITRKITNHKILDRLEALLADYFNQEDLISKGLPTVQYIAGMLNVSPKYLSSLLKVLTGQTAQQHIHEKLIEKAKEKLSTTDLSVSEIAYELGFEHSQSFSKLFKSKTNLSPLAFRQSFN; the protein is encoded by the coding sequence ATGAACAGCACAAAAACATACCGGGTTAAAAGCATCAGTGAATTCCATCAGCTCCGGGGTTTACCTGGCCCTGAACATCCGCTGATCAGTGTGGTGGATTATGCGGCCATCAAACATGCACCTGATAACGACTCCACCAACTGGGTTTTTGATTTCTACATGATCGCCGTTAAACGGGGCATCTGCGGCACCATGTTGTATGGCCAGCAGTCCTATGATTTTAATGAAGGCGTCATGTTTTTCATTGCACCCAATCAGGTTTTCAGAATTACAGCCCGTACCCATCCCACCGCTCAACGGTCGGGCTGGATGCTGTTGATTCATCCTGATTTTTTATGGCATACCGCTTTGGCAAAAAGCATTAAGCAATATGAATACTTTGATTATTCGGTCAACGAAGCTTTATTCCTCTCCGATAAAGAAGAAACGATTATCAACAGCATCATTCAAAATATTCAGCAGGAATATCATGCAAACATTGATAATTTCAGTCAACAGATCATCATCTCGCAGATAGAAACTTTGCTCAGTTATTCGCAAAGATTTTATCACCGTCAATTCATCACCCGAAAAATCACCAATCACAAAATACTCGATCGCCTGGAAGCTTTACTGGCAGATTATTTCAACCAGGAAGACCTGATCAGCAAAGGCTTACCAACGGTGCAATATATTGCAGGCATGCTCAACGTTTCGCCGAAGTACCTTAGTAGTTTATTAAAAGTATTGACAGGACAAACCGCTCAGCAACACATTCACGAAAAGCTGATTGAAAAAGCCAAAGAAAAATTATCTACTACCGATTTATCTGTCAGTGAAATTGCCTATGAATTAGGCTTCGAACATTCCCAGTCTTTCAGTAAATTATTCAAAAGCAAAACCAATCTTTCTCCGCTGGCATTCAGGCAGTCATTTAACTAA
- a CDS encoding DMT family transporter, with amino-acid sequence MENSLSSPALLEKNSTSGWINGFIGVVIFSGSLPATRLAVLEMSPVFLTVARATIAGLLALCVLLLLKAKRPERAHMVPLMIVSVGVIIGFPLLSALALQYITAAHAIVFLGMLPLTTAIFGVMRGGERPHPVFWLCAIAGSLLVIGFAVAQGLSASPVGDILMLLAVILCGLGYAEGAMLSKTLGGWQVISWALVLSLPVMIPVMCWQFPASVSGIGAPAWLGLAYVSIFSMLIGFIFWYRGLAQGGIAAVGQLQLLQPFFGLALAAVFLHEQVSIGMVGVTVGVILCVAGSKKFSR; translated from the coding sequence ATGGAAAACAGTTTATCATCGCCGGCCTTATTGGAGAAAAACAGCACCAGTGGCTGGATCAATGGGTTTATAGGCGTCGTTATATTCAGTGGCTCGCTGCCGGCCACCAGGCTGGCAGTGCTGGAAATGAGTCCGGTATTTTTAACGGTGGCACGGGCGACCATTGCCGGGTTGCTGGCACTTTGTGTGCTGCTGTTGCTGAAAGCGAAGCGCCCTGAAAGGGCACACATGGTTCCCCTGATGATCGTATCAGTAGGGGTGATTATCGGATTTCCCTTACTGAGCGCCTTGGCCTTGCAGTATATAACGGCTGCACACGCTATTGTATTTCTGGGTATGTTACCATTGACCACAGCTATATTTGGTGTGATGCGTGGAGGAGAACGTCCGCACCCGGTATTCTGGTTATGTGCTATCGCGGGTAGTTTGCTGGTGATTGGTTTTGCTGTTGCGCAGGGGCTTTCCGCATCGCCGGTGGGAGATATATTAATGTTGCTGGCTGTCATTTTATGCGGACTGGGGTATGCAGAAGGGGCTATGTTGTCTAAAACACTGGGTGGGTGGCAGGTGATTTCCTGGGCGCTGGTGCTGTCGTTGCCGGTGATGATACCTGTAATGTGCTGGCAGTTTCCGGCCTCGGTATCCGGCATTGGTGCGCCAGCCTGGCTGGGACTGGCTTATGTATCCATATTCAGTATGCTGATAGGTTTTATATTCTGGTATCGGGGATTAGCCCAGGGTGGTATTGCTGCAGTCGGGCAGTTACAATTGTTGCAGCCATTTTTTGGATTGGCATTGGCTGCTGTTTTTTTACACGAACAGGTGAGCATTGGCATGGTGGGTGTTACGGTAGGGGTTATTCTTTGTGTGGCCGGCTCAAAGAAATTTTCCAGGTAG
- a CDS encoding aminotransferase-like domain-containing protein has translation MSRDFLYNEIANGIAGQIKTGVLKSGDKLPSVRMLCEEHGISMNTAKRVFLELEAQSLIDSKPQSGYFVSRLPYLKLPLPAVSRPSARANDNEPDELTSKVYANMGNDALTLFSISAPAGELLPLAKLKKDIVQATRDLKEAGTAYEPLQGNVKLRRIVAIRSLGWGGHLHEDDLITTNGAMNAVSLCLMALGKPGDTIAMESPCYSGMLQLAISLGFKVLELPTHPVTGLEIAALKAAIPKINLCLLVPNFNTPLGSCMPDEHKKEIVALLAKHNIPLIEDDIYGDLYFGTQRPKCCKSFDKEGNVLWCSSVSKTLAPGYRVGWVAPGKYKAQLLKLKLIHAISSATIIQESVANFLGSGKYENHLRHLRRTLQSNYQHYVHAIAEYFPEGTKTSRPQGGLAIWVELSKGADTKQLYDLAIKRSISIAPGRMFTLQNQFENCMRLCIGLPWSADIRLKLKQLGQLAKSI, from the coding sequence ATGAGCAGGGATTTTCTGTATAATGAAATAGCCAACGGCATTGCCGGTCAGATAAAGACGGGGGTTTTAAAATCCGGCGACAAGCTTCCTTCTGTCAGGATGTTGTGTGAAGAACACGGTATCAGTATGAACACGGCCAAACGCGTGTTCCTGGAACTGGAAGCACAGTCATTAATCGACTCCAAACCGCAGTCGGGCTATTTTGTCAGCCGGCTTCCTTACCTGAAACTACCCCTGCCAGCTGTAAGCCGGCCGTCGGCCCGCGCCAACGACAACGAGCCGGATGAATTGACCAGTAAAGTATATGCCAACATGGGCAATGATGCGCTCACACTTTTTTCCATCAGTGCACCCGCCGGGGAATTACTGCCATTGGCTAAATTAAAAAAGGATATTGTACAGGCCACCCGCGACCTGAAAGAAGCCGGCACGGCCTATGAGCCGCTACAGGGCAATGTAAAACTACGAAGAATTGTGGCCATCCGCTCTCTTGGCTGGGGCGGTCACCTGCATGAAGATGATCTCATCACCACCAACGGGGCTATGAATGCGGTTTCGCTTTGCCTGATGGCGCTGGGCAAACCAGGCGATACCATCGCCATGGAAAGCCCCTGTTATTCCGGTATGCTGCAACTGGCCATCAGCCTGGGATTCAAAGTACTGGAACTACCCACCCATCCTGTTACCGGTCTGGAAATAGCCGCCCTGAAAGCCGCTATCCCTAAAATCAACCTTTGCCTGCTGGTACCCAACTTCAATACCCCCCTGGGAAGTTGTATGCCGGATGAACATAAAAAAGAAATCGTTGCGCTGCTCGCCAAACACAACATTCCACTGATTGAAGATGATATCTATGGTGACTTGTATTTCGGCACACAACGACCTAAATGCTGTAAATCCTTTGATAAGGAAGGCAATGTGCTATGGTGCAGCTCTGTATCCAAAACCCTGGCCCCTGGCTATCGGGTGGGTTGGGTAGCGCCAGGCAAATACAAGGCCCAACTGCTGAAACTAAAACTGATTCACGCCATTTCCTCTGCCACGATCATCCAGGAATCAGTAGCCAATTTCCTCGGTTCCGGCAAGTATGAAAATCATTTACGCCACCTGCGCCGGACGCTGCAAAGCAACTACCAGCATTATGTACATGCCATCGCCGAATACTTTCCGGAAGGCACCAAAACCAGCAGACCGCAGGGAGGACTTGCCATCTGGGTGGAGCTCAGCAAAGGCGCCGATACCAAGCAATTATATGACCTGGCTATTAAACGGAGTATCAGCATCGCACCCGGACGCATGTTTACCCTGCAAAACCAATTTGAAAACTGTATGCGGCTTTGTATCGGATTACCCTGGTCTGCAGACATCCGGCTTAAATTAAAACAGCTCGGACAGCTGGCTAAAAGCATTTGA
- a CDS encoding TonB-dependent siderophore receptor encodes MTPTSTLISWLCITVLTIGALPSTGQTHLPQDTTKILKELTVYGQKREIASITKTPTALLDLPISVQLVDKKLIEQQQIMDVRDAIKNVSGITVTGTYGDGYAMFNGRGFSMNFQSNFRRNGMLTPTTGRLYGDNIERIEILKGPASIQYGDVAPGAVMNLVSKKPLDYDYRRFELRLGEYGLMRPSLDLSGALTKDKNLLYRLNTTYESSNSFIDHIKGKSFLIAPTITWKILPNLEWTVELVARNEARTFAAGVVSPDGTFEGLKKIPISHFLGEPGNQHRYNEQSAYSTLHYKLGKNWTLRNTSFYAKANEQEESVFFPNNRADANDSLKRTTEFFQTFTRIYGTTLDLVGRFSTFGVRHDFLLGADYTEWNYRIYYNDALELKPIHIYHPVYAQDVLPKVLGYESDKDKPRQQIKRIGLYAQDQLKFWDNRIHLLLGVRLNRTTRGTAYTAANPAPKDYKDDVQTPLSPRLALLVKPIRNLSVYASYTQSYEQNGWDEITNIMLQPTNAKQIEFGAKANLLQERLGVGVSWFQIDKKNIVGYVYGLEEAPAWSHLYYHKYYKWAMYQGGHHRSKGIELDVNGKITPQLSINLATSFIDATVVEDPAFKKGNQLEGNARQTFNIWASYALDKGALKGLDIGYGFFYKDKFFAATDNLPEQEVRSYWSMDVSAGYTYKSFFTRLNVSNFTNNKGYLARNNLYEPLWVRRAVWSVGVRF; translated from the coding sequence ATGACGCCAACATCTACCCTTATCTCCTGGCTGTGCATAACAGTACTGACAATAGGTGCGTTGCCATCTACCGGGCAAACGCACCTTCCACAGGACACTACCAAAATATTGAAGGAGCTGACCGTATATGGTCAGAAGCGGGAAATCGCCTCCATTACCAAAACACCTACTGCATTGCTGGATCTTCCGATATCTGTACAGCTGGTAGACAAAAAGTTGATTGAACAACAACAGATTATGGATGTACGGGATGCCATCAAGAATGTAAGTGGTATCACCGTAACAGGTACTTATGGCGATGGGTATGCGATGTTCAATGGCCGCGGTTTTAGTATGAACTTTCAGTCCAACTTCCGCCGGAATGGTATGCTGACGCCGACTACCGGCAGGTTATACGGAGACAATATAGAACGTATAGAAATACTGAAAGGCCCGGCTTCTATACAATATGGAGATGTGGCGCCGGGCGCCGTGATGAACCTGGTCAGCAAAAAGCCGCTGGACTACGACTACCGCCGGTTTGAACTGCGGTTGGGGGAATATGGGCTCATGCGTCCATCCCTGGATCTCAGCGGTGCCCTGACAAAAGACAAGAATCTCCTCTACCGGCTCAACACCACCTATGAAAGTAGTAATTCCTTTATTGATCATATCAAGGGGAAAAGTTTTCTCATCGCTCCTACGATTACCTGGAAGATCCTGCCGAACCTGGAATGGACGGTGGAACTGGTTGCCAGAAATGAGGCGCGTACCTTTGCCGCCGGCGTGGTATCACCGGATGGTACTTTTGAAGGGTTGAAGAAAATACCGATCAGTCATTTCCTGGGAGAACCGGGCAACCAGCATCGGTATAATGAGCAAAGCGCTTACTCTACCCTGCATTACAAACTGGGCAAAAACTGGACGCTCCGCAATACCTCTTTTTACGCTAAAGCCAATGAACAGGAAGAATCGGTTTTTTTTCCGAATAACCGGGCCGATGCCAATGACAGCCTGAAAAGGACCACGGAGTTCTTCCAGACGTTTACCCGCATATATGGTACTACGCTGGACCTCGTAGGGAGGTTCTCTACTTTCGGGGTACGTCACGACTTCTTACTGGGCGCAGATTATACCGAATGGAACTATCGTATATATTATAACGATGCGCTGGAACTGAAACCGATCCATATCTATCATCCTGTATACGCCCAGGATGTGTTACCTAAAGTGCTCGGTTATGAAAGCGATAAGGATAAGCCCCGGCAGCAGATCAAACGGATAGGCCTATACGCACAGGATCAGTTGAAGTTCTGGGATAACCGGATACACCTGTTATTGGGGGTACGGTTAAACCGCACTACGCGGGGTACGGCCTATACAGCTGCCAATCCTGCCCCGAAAGATTATAAAGATGATGTACAAACACCGCTGTCGCCCCGGCTGGCATTACTGGTGAAGCCTATCCGGAACCTGTCTGTATATGCTTCCTACACGCAGTCCTATGAGCAGAATGGCTGGGATGAAATCACAAACATCATGTTGCAGCCGACCAACGCCAAACAAATTGAATTTGGCGCCAAGGCAAACCTGTTGCAAGAAAGATTGGGCGTAGGCGTATCGTGGTTTCAGATCGATAAAAAGAACATCGTGGGCTATGTATACGGATTGGAAGAAGCGCCGGCATGGTCGCACCTGTACTATCACAAATACTACAAATGGGCCATGTACCAGGGCGGACATCATCGCAGTAAGGGTATAGAACTGGATGTGAATGGAAAGATCACGCCGCAACTGAGTATTAACCTGGCTACCTCTTTTATAGATGCCACAGTAGTGGAAGATCCTGCATTCAAAAAAGGGAATCAGCTGGAAGGTAATGCCAGGCAGACATTTAACATCTGGGCCAGCTATGCACTGGATAAAGGCGCGCTGAAAGGACTGGATATAGGCTATGGCTTCTTTTACAAGGATAAATTCTTCGCGGCTACCGACAACCTGCCCGAACAGGAAGTAAGGTCTTACTGGAGTATGGATGTATCTGCAGGCTATACTTACAAGAGTTTCTTCACGCGACTGAACGTGAGTAATTTTACCAATAATAAAGGCTACCTGGCGCGTAACAACCTGTATGAACCGCTCTGGGTACGCCGCGCAGTATGGAGTGTAGGCGTGCGGTTCTGA